In Rhinolophus ferrumequinum isolate MPI-CBG mRhiFer1 chromosome 8, mRhiFer1_v1.p, whole genome shotgun sequence, the DNA window CACTACATGGAAACAGTTAACCTCTCTCACCTACAGAAAGTGGCAGCTCCTTGAGGGAAGGGGTAGACACACCTGGTTCATCCTTGTATCCCTTTGGGCCTGGCATCAGATTTCCTCATATGAGCCCCATGCAGGGGAGGAGTGGCAATTGTGTACCTCTGGGGCCAGACTGGTGACATCAATCACTGATGCAGGCAAGGTAGGTCCTTCTAAAGCGGGCAGCTTAGCTACCAGTTGCTCTGAAGAAATAAGACTCCTAGATTTTCCAAGAGAAGCAGAAAtccatatttttatgtaaaatctcTGGGTTTTTAAACATTGGCAACGAATTCACAATTTGAGAAATACCATATAGGGCAAAAAAATCCATCAGTGGGCTGGTGTCGGCCAAGGGCCCCTTTTGGAGATGCTGTTAGAAATGAGTAATGGATGAACGAATGAATCCACGGCCAGGCCTGCAGCACGAAGTGTGTGGGGTGTGACTGTGTAAAGCCCCTGTCTAGGGGCAGAAGTTGGGGCTGATGTCCAGTTAGAACCTCACTCACCAAGTGACAGGACTGGTGTGGCACTGTGTGCAGCCAGAAGGTGGGCTGGTGGCTCTTTCCAAGAGCATGCGGCTGCCTTTCCAAGGTGACAGAGTCATAGACAAGAGCAAAAGCCATGTAAGGAGACCTGGGTCTGGGGTGACCCACTTTGTCCTGGTTTGCCTGGTTTAAAATCTGGAATTCCCACATTCCAGGAACTCTCCTTGTCCCAGGAAAACCCTGACTGTCAGTCACCCTCGTTAGATCCCTGTTCCCACCTATCCCGGGCTTGCTAGAGGATCATAACATGGCCCCTGAAATGTTCGGGCTCATTAAATGCTGGACACCATGTGTTAGGTCCTGCACGGTTTCCCTTACGTCTTATAATGTCTTCATGGTGTAGATTCGTTATCTGTTGTATAGAGGAGAGTCAGAGATTCAGAGGGTGAAGTGAATGGCTCCGTGCCCTCACCCTCTCTCAGAGGGCCCTAGCAGGGGGGCAACCTGAGCCTGCTAGGCCAGTAGGCCCTGGGGAAGGGTCAGGTCTCACTTCCTCAGGAATGCACTTACCTGGTTGGCAGTCCAGCGAGGATCAATTTTTGCAGGTCTGAGACTCCCACGCCTGGCCCTGAGCCCTGCCCAGGCTCTACTCTTTACATGCTTGGCCCCAGCCCCTGAATGGTACCACCTGGGAAGCCTTCAGAGGACACCTTTCTGTTTCCAGAACACCCTAATCTGCTCCTGTTCCTCCACCCTGTGCCCACTGCACGGACAGGGGATAAGGCCGGcgcttagaaaataaatattgctgGTGATTTATTGCCTGGTCTAGGGAGAGCTGTCCAGGGCAGGGGTGGGCAAGGGGGCAGGGCGTGAAGGTCTCAGGGCCTCGGGAGGTTACTAAGCCAGTCCTTTGGGGCTCCCTGCACAGGGTCTAGTCACAGTCACAGCCAGTATGGTGTGAGGTGAGGTGGCTGGTGAGGTAGCGCATGGCTGAGTGGATGCCCTCTACAGTCCTCTGCTCCATCCTCTCTAGCATGTGGGTGACGGAGCGCAGGGCCAAGTCAGTGCCTGCAGCCAGTCCGGAGGAGAAGGCCAACCTGACATTCCCCAGAATACTGGAGACAGAGTGCAGCCTGGGGCCCCGGCTGTGTAGCAGTTCTGACACGGAGCTATGGCCAAAGGCCAGCAAACCCGAGGCCACGCCCATGGTGGCCTCAGACCACATCAGGATGTCTGCCAGGGAGCTGATGGACCCCTCGCCCCAGTTTAGTAAGCTGGTCACAGAGTGCATGTAGTTGTTCTCCTCTCTGGCCATGTACAGGCTCTGGTCCAGCGGTGTCCTCCTCGGGGCCACCGTGGGGCTCTAGGTGAGTGGGGAGCACTGCTccctgggagggagggactgGCTGAGCCTGCAGGTCTCCTGAGTGGTCCACCAAATCCCCCTCAGTCACTACCTGGGACTCAGCTGATGGCAAAGCTTCACTGTCAGGATGCAAGGCCTCCGGACTTTCAGGTTTCTTTTCAACAGCTTCAGTGATGCCTGTGGCCGGAGTGTCAAGCTGGCTGTTGGCATCTGCAGTGCTCACAGTGGGCACATTTTGGGGAGACTGTACCTCAGCACTTGGGGTCAATGGAACTAATGTTTGCTCCCTGTCCAGGGCACCTACCGCTTGTGGTATCTCCTCCTTAACCAGTGAGTCATGTTGGAAAGTCTGAAGACTCTGAGTCATCCTTGAATCTTGCACTGGCCTGTCCCACACTGGGTTCTGGAGGCTCTTGGATGTTTGCAGGGCATCTGGGGCTGGGTGGGCAAGATGGGCTTTGGTCTCCTTGGGCTCCTGGCTGTGCTCTGCATCATCTTCATGCTTGTCCTTGTCCCCAGACACTGATATGGCCTCGGAAGTGGCTGGCTTGATGGAGGCCTGATTTACATCCTGCCGTTCAGCTGACACTGCAGCACCATCAGGCACTGCAAGGAGGGGGACCTGATTTTGGGATCCTCCTGTTGGGCTGTCTGAAGACCTGTTGTCATCATGTGTGGGGATGCTGGAGACGCTGGCATTTCCTGAGGGCACGGTGGTCATCTAGGCCCTCTGTTACTTCTGCTGGTTGAGGGAGTGGCCATGCCCCTGCTGGGCCGAGTTGTCCAGGTGGTGAGGTCACAGGGGGCTGTTGGCAGCTGGCGATGTCACAGGCACCTGAGCTTCCAGAATGGTTGCCCTAGTGGGCTGAGTCCACAGGATCATTTGTAGCTGACTTTGCAAGTGCATAAGGAGAGAAATGTAAACATCTTGGAAAAGGATGTAGGTGTGTATATAGGTGCAGCTGTCCTAAGGATTCATAATGGCTATGACTGATGAAAGAGGATGAGATGAAAGAGGACGTGATGTATAATAAATCCTATAAGGGACCACTCCCAGCACGTCCCTGTCCACACCAGGGATTCAGACCCTGGTTGGGACAGTCTTTCAGCAGAAAGTCAGTTTCCAGCAGTGGTGAGTAGGAGGAATAAGTGAAGGCTAAGGGCCTGGGCAGCTCCTAGCCCTGACCGTCTTTGGTTGTGGGGTGCTAtacactgaatgtttgtgtcccctccaaattcatatgttgaaagcTAATTGCTAATGTaatagtatttggaggtggggcctttgggaggtgattagatcatgagggtggaggccTCATGAActggattagtgctcttataaaagggACCATACAGagctccctctccccctcttctATTGTGAGGTTGCAGCTAGAAGACCACTGTCTTTGACCCAGGAAGTAGGTCTTCACCAGGCACGGAACCTGCAGCCCCAATGGACAAAGACAGAGGTTAACCCTCGTGATATAGGATAAACAGTCTCCATCTTTGTGCTcagctgggcagggagggcagagaggaagtACAGAATCCTGGGGAGTGTTAGACAGCGTGATGGTAACGATGATGATGAGTCTTCTGGTTTAGACAGGCTGCCTGCTCTCAGGGGCTTATGGATGGTTTGCCCTTTCAAGGGCCTCTCCACCAAGTAAGCCCAAGATGCCCTTGGAGCGGACATCTGTGCATGCTGACTCCCAGGTCATTTCCCAGACTAGAAATCCATCCTCTGCCCCAGGAGTAAATAGTCCTGTAATTGCCCCAGTGAGTGAATATTAGCGTTGCCCACACCAGTGAGTATGTTCTAGGGCAATGGTCTTTTGCTAGACTCTCTGGGGAATCTGGGGGTCCCTCCCAGTGCCTTTTGCCTTTGAGGTGGGTTATTCCTAGACCCTCTGCTGCACTAGTGTGTGGGTGATGTGAATCACTGAGTTGGAGCACCCATAGCAATGAGGGTGCATAGCAAGATGGGGTCAGACCCCAGTCCAGCTCTGGGGGTGGGTCATGATGTTCTAAGCCATTTCCTCGAGAAGCAACTGGATCACGCCCAGGTCTTCATGCAATGCTGGCCATGAAGCCATGAGAACGAGGTGAGGTCTTCTAGGGCCTCTGGGAGGTTTCCTTGCTAATCAGGAGACCGAAGAAGATGTGGTCCACCTCTGTTCCTGTACACAATCATATTGGGCCTCTTGTGACCATGAGGGCACCTGGCCTGAGAAAAAGCCCCACACAGAGGATGGCGGAGCCGTTGGGTCGCAGGAAAGTAGAGCAAAGCCTTCATCAAAGTGCACCTGTGCCACCACAGACTGTGGACCACAGGGCTCCTCATCCGAAAAAGCAAACATTGTTGTTTCCCCCCAGAAGCTACAATGGGAACAGAGAACTATAAGCCAACCTTGGCATCTGTAGTGGGTTGCATTGtggccccccaaaagatatgtccatctCCTAACCCCTGGATTCTGTAAAGGTGACTGGACTTTGCACGTTAAATAATTTAAGGGTCTTGGGATCATCTGgaattagggtgggtcctaaatccagtgactggtgtctCTATAAGAGAGGAGTGTTTTAACTCTGTTTTCCTTGATTCTGTGTGTCTATTTGGCATTCATGAATCACAGAGCCAAAAGTATTTATCTCTCACCTGCAAGTCAGCTTGCCCGGAACTCTCATTTCCTGTGCAGACGGGCTGATCCAAGGCTGACCCCCCACCCACCTTCTTATCTCTCACCAAGCCAATATTGCCCCTGCAACTAAGTcatcccagggccaggtaccGGGCAATGAGAGACCACCGCTATAGCTTGAAGTCCATAGTATTATTCAAACTAACCAATCCTAGGCTGTTTACTCTGCCTGTCTTGCCTTTCCCCTGGAAACTCCAATGAAGGCTCTGGCCTAGGCCTTCTCCTCGCTCCTGTCTTTTGTCCACCAGCCACGCTGAAATTTACAACGTGGCTCTGTATGGTGGCGCATGCCCCTTCTCTTGGGAAATCTAAGTAATAAATTCGTTCCACGGCATTGACCTCTCCGTGTCATCCACTCAGTTGCCTTCATAAATTAAAATCCCACAGGTACAAATGACACactgagggaaaaggagaagggagaagacaCAGACTCAGAAGACAGTCATGTGCAGACTGAGGATGCACGTCAAGGAAAGCCTGGAACGactggaagctggaagaggtaagGCAAGATCCGCCCCCCCCAGAGCCGTCATGGAGAGCATGGcactgctgataccttgattttggactctgggactccacaactgtgagagaataactTTCAGTTGTTGTACAGAACCCAGTCTATGGTAgtttgttacggcagccccaAGAAGCTACTAGAGCATCTAACAGTGAGGATCCAAGGCTGACCCCCCACCCAGTTATTGAGTCTTCATTCTAAACATGCTCAGACACTGTGCTATTTAATCGTCCCAACACTGCCCTGTGGtaagtactgttattattattttacagatgaggaaagtatgGTTCAACCAGCGGGGTAAGAGCCGGGATGAGAGCCAAGCTTTCGGGCCCATAAGCCCACAACCCCAACCACTGTACGACTGTGGGAACGGACATTGTGGAACCAGCATCCCTTTAGAGCAGGTCTGAACTTCCACAGACCTGTGCGATCACATTTGGGGTGAACCGACCTCCTGTCTCCTGAGTCCCTGATGCTGCCACCATGGGGTGGCCAATGGGATCTGGCCATTCTCCAGCCTCCCACGGCTGCTCCTGGGAGTGTGGGCTTGGAGCCTTCTGGAACTCTGTGGCCCTGTCCACATGTCCTCCATGACCCTATCCACCTCAAGAAGGGTGGTGCACATGGGTCCTGCCTGCTAGAGAGACCACCTTGGGTGGGCCTGCGGGCCCGAGTCTTTGGCTGGCTGCTCCTCGGGGCTCTCCATCCCAGTTCTGGGCTCCCAGGGCAGTCTTTCTGAATATCATCACTCTAAGGGGGTCTCCAGATTCTCCATCTTCCCAGAACTCCCACTTCCTGAATGTTCAAGACGCTTAAGGAGATGGAGCAACTCAGGCTCCATTAGCAGATAGAATGGGAACTCCACTGAGAACATACCCTGGGTTTGTTTGTAGGAAATGGATTAATAAGCCCCATGAGATGGGGGCTGAGACCCAAAaggcattcattcttttttttaaaaaaccttttatttatttaagtgtgtttctccagcacccatcagctccaagtcaagtagttgtttcaatctggttgtggagggcacagctcacagtggcccatgtggggatagaaccgacaatcttgttaagagcactgtgctctaaccaactgagctaaccggctgccccgaGACCCAGAAGGCATTCTTAAATGACAAAGGACAGCTGCTACTTTCTAAGGAGTGGATGCCGTTAGCCCGAGGTCCTTTGTTTGGAAAGAGCTGGGTTTGGGCCAGGAGCCTACTACAGCCCAATTGTTCTGTGGGAGAGGGGGCGAGGATTTTGAAGGTTCTGGGAAATGCCTGCTGGTGTTGGCAGTGAGCAGCAAGGCAGCTGCACTAGAGGGGAGGAAGGTCAGGCCTCCTTGGGGTGCAGGAGGTGAGGCTCAGGAAGGACAGAAATATCTAGAGGGAATTTTTAAGTTGTTTGCACTGAGGTCTCCACGGTACACCCCTCATCTTCTCCACAACATCAGAAGTCACAGCTTGTTTGCTAGTGCTTTTGTGTGAGTGCTGGTGGCCAAGGAACTGCAGgccaggggtggtggtggtggtgggtgtgtgtgtgtgtgtgtggtgtgtctgtCTCCTGGAGGTTGGCTTGGAGCAGAGACTGTTATGGCTGCTTGCTCGTGGGTTGTGAAAGCATTCACGAGTCAGGTAGAagtacagaaggaagatttattaaagtaagaggagggttgGCTGGGCAGAGTCTTCTGGAAACTACCACAAACTACTGCCTCGAGTCTTTGTTTGGGCTGttgatgaaaaaacatccagccaaagagaaagcttataagagtttatttgagccaaactgacgacaactGGCGGGAAGCAAAGtttcaacggattgagaaaatgctccagaaaatgatgggtttgcaacttattttatacattagaatcaaaggaggagggttataTGAAAttcattggttgtagattaagagGGTGGGAGAAACCAAAGTGAGGAAATCTCTGGggttggataaaaagtaaaacggagagacacacacttcttttacattggtgggtacaaagtagttaatagcattttacagcacctagtgatggtatttggggaacaagataacaatgagggattttgtagtttcctgctctgttGTGGTGGGTTGTGCCACCCCTGgggggtccagaaaaagggattactctgacattccaaaagTATGTTATCttgatgcaaaaagacaacagataggctcacttaaggtaaagattgacctttgtcaaggaagctacaggccaaggatgtgacttcctgccatggcccaccttagttagaaacttttatgttcatgccatcctgtgtggttattttcagtctcctgagctcgTCAGGTTTAATGTGTAGCCCCTTTTCCATTCACACGTCTCAGACTTTATAATTTTGTAACCACTATGTAAGTTGCTTCAGCCTGTAGTGGAGTTTTCTATTGAGTTTGGCTTTGGacattggggtgggggaaagtgaAGTTAAGCTGGTTatcacaacctttgcatatgttgtgtagatttaagttggagccaggagtggatcccacaCAGAAGCAAAatctctcccaagtcacagggccagcataGGCCGAAGTacacagaaacattgaaactggtctgcaCAGTAAAAGTATAGGAAGCAAGAAtcattaagaggcaaagaaagaaaagaaagctttcaaaaagttcCAAGCTAAgttacacttgttaaatcaaattataccagagatccaaatctcaaaatagacgatttagtgccaccattacaatccccctGTCTTAACAGAGACTGCCCTTGGGGACACAGAGACAGGGACAGTGGAGAGCTGAGTTACAAAATGGTTCTGGGACAGTTGGTTAAGTACTTGGAAAGACACAGGGTTAGTTCCTCAGTTTCAATTTCagactttaaaatggtaaatgcagagagagagagagagagagagagagagagagagagagagagagagaggaaagagagagatcaaaagcaaactaaaagaaaatatctgatttctGTAAGAAGTCCTTTCTAAACATAAAAGCCAGTAAAGAAATTCAGAAGGCAAAAAATAGACAGAGGTCAAACAAACACTCTAAAAtattgtggatggaaaaggggccacaggttaaacctgacaagctcaggagactgaaaataaccacacagGGTgatgtgaacataaaaattcctaaggtgggccatggcgggaagtcacatccttggcctgtagcttccttgacagaggtcaatctttaccttaagtaagACTGTCTATTATCTctttgcatctaggataacatgccCAAGGAATGTCAGCAATCCCTTTTttcagaccagagcaggaaactacagaatccctcattattattcttgtcctctgattaccatctctatgtgcagTAAAAAGCAAACTATCAGTAACTATCCTGCACCCAACTGTGTAAAataagtacctgtctctccaatttacttttatccaatcccagagatttccccccTTTggtttctcccacccccttattctaccaccagtggatttcacaTAACCCTCCTTCTTTGATTTACATAtgaaataagctgcaaaccgccattttgtggagcattttctcaatcctttgagattttgcttcctggaaaTTGCCGtaagtttggctcaaataaactcatttataagctttctcttaggctggatgttttttcgtcgGTAATATTTAAGAGCAaaccacaaactgggaaaaaaacaatttgctACAAATACCACTAAGGGTTAATATCTATTAGTATATAAAGATCCAAAACAGATTGATCAGACACCATGAGATAACCAATAACACAATATGCAAAGGATGAGAACAGACCCTTTgccaaagaaatctaaataatAAACATGGGAAAATGTTCATATGCATTAGTAGTCAAAGaaatataagattaaaaaaaaccctttagGTAGAGGGATTATGACTTTAAATTATCTTTTGGCAAactgcattttctaatttttctacagtAACACTTATTACTTGTATTAAGAGAAGACCCTCGGCTCGGGTGtcccggtggctcaagtggttggagtgccatgctcctaacacgaaggtcgctggttcgattctcacatgggccagtgagctgcgccctctacagctaagattgtgaacaacggctctccctgaagctgggcagccgtgggctgccgtgggctgtcGTGTGCCGCCAacagtggccggcagccagcatgagcggccggcagccatggagagctgctgtgagcagcacaCAGACAACCGGCGATGGACTGGCTCAGCCGGGGGAACGCAAGGCTTATAATACgagcatgggccaggaagctgtgtcctacacaactagactgagaaacaacggcttaaaccagagtggggtgggggaggaggaagaaggggagaaaaaaaaaaagagagaagatccTAATAGTTAAAAGCACTCAGTACCATTAAGAAACAAATGAGTAGCCAGTGTCAGAAACTTCTAGTTATGGTGAGTCGTGGGCAAGTATTTTCTTTCAAGCTTCTGTTCATTTGCCCTTTcaacaatgaataaatattactttaaattagAACAAATTTGCAAGTTAAATAAATTCCTTCTTCCTGACATCCCAGGGCCCTGCATGCAAATAGAATTCCTGGGGCCACCCAAACACCCACTCCACAGTGGGAGGGCAATTGAATTGAGAGACATCTCTCTTATCTCCATCTCCAAAACAAAGGGGTACTTCAGCCCTCCCCACATCACATACACACCCCC includes these proteins:
- the TEX44 gene encoding LOW QUALITY PROTEIN: testis-expressed protein 44 (The sequence of the model RefSeq protein was modified relative to this genomic sequence to represent the inferred CDS: inserted 2 bases in 1 codon), whose protein sequence is MTTVPSGNASVSSIPTHDDNRSSDSPTGGSQNQVPLLAVPDGAAVSAERQDVNQASIKPATSEAISVSGDKDKHEDDAEHSQEPKETKAHLAHPAPDALQTSKSLQNPVWDRPVQDSRMTQSLQTFQHDSLVKEEIPQAVGALDREQTLVPLTPSAEVQSPQNVPTVSTADANSQLDTPATGITEAVEKKPESPEALHPDSEALPSAESQVVTEGDLVDHSGDLQAQPVPPSQGAVLPTHLEPHXVAPRRTPLDQSLYMAREENNYMHSVTSLLNWGEGSISSLADILMWSEATMGVASGLLAFGHSSVSELLHSRGPRLHSVSSILGNVRLAFSSGLAAGTDLALRSVTHMLERMEQRTVEGIHSAMRYLTSHLTSHHTGCDCD